The DNA segment CCTACTACTCAGTTGCGAAATTAATTAACCTATTTATAGAAGTttgatatgaatttttttatattctttcatCTTTTCAAAGTGGTTATTAATATGACTAATATCATTTATCATGAGAATTAGGTATCCTAGAAACCCTAACGCTACTCCACTCTGAGTTGCGAAAATAATCAATCTATTTATAGAAGTttgatatgaatttttttttttatatctgttCATCTTTAAAAAGTGGTTATTGATATGATTGATATTTAAGTCTATGAGGACTCGGAGTCCGAACAGCATAACCTATCATGTTagtataagaaaaatattatttgaaatattctatcaCCATTTTCGATTCTCTAGTAAGATCTCGAGCATGAAGCAATGATCATTTTTTACACTAATTGTTGTTGTTTGAATTTGCCCATTTTGAAAGAAATTAATAAGAGGATCCATGTCAGTTGAGTTGTCGCTTTTTTCCAGCCTAAATTAAGTGCTTTTGTCTATGTGAGCAGATGGCAAATCAATTGGAAAGATGTGATCTATTAGTTTAATCAGATTAAATCATTAATGTAAAATACTtgaacacaaatggatgacaccagATTTGTTCTAACTCCATAAATCAAGTCAATTTTCCTTTCGTaacaattcaattcaattcaatttgAGCGTGCCAATGTTTTTTGTTCTTGGAACTGTTCCACCTTCATCATTCACACGGTGAGGAAAAGATCATAAATGTCGCCTGGATATACACTGTGATGATAAAAAAACATTAGTTAAAtctgaataaaaatatttcaagattcaaaaataaaattatatgattattattatcatcataatcATGATCATTCTACTGTGTAGATTTAGGGCAAAATGGATAATGGAATATGTATTTAGATTTTctcaaatttattaaaaataaatattagaatCATATTATGGTCACTCTATTGTGTAAGTTTGAGGCAAATGCTCATATTAGAATCATTTAAAACAATGACCATGAGAGCGAAGAGGTTCGGATTAAAGCTGATAAGTGTGATATTACCTAGTCGATATCTACTCAATATCTTAATGCCACATGATCGATGTATTGGCATCACGTGGTTGACTCCTCGAAGGCATATAGTCAACTCTTCGAAGACACATGGTCAACATTTCGATGTCATACGATCGACACCTTTGTGCCACACGATAGACTCATCGACATCAAGTGTCTGATACCTCGATACAATTTGGTAGACGTGCATTGTCATCTAACTAACACCTTAGTATCATATGATCGACATCTAGTATCATGTGATTGACACCTTGTTAATGCACTAATACTCGACGGATCCGTCCTATCCAATCAACCAATCACTCCCTACTGATTAATCTTCATCACGTGTTAAAGCGCTTTATCATCTCGGGCACAGCATGGATTGATGACGGTTATGTTTGAGATCCACTCACCACGTCCCGTGAGCACATGCACTATCCAAAAGTAATGACTTTGGAAACCCACTATAAAAAAATGATCCCCAAGTATATCCCAAGATATACATAATCTTAAAATCAGAATCTATCTAGTCTATTTAATCGGTTTACTGATTTAAGCATCAGAAGGATATTATCGGGAGTACCATGGGGTTCGGATCGGATCGGTGAAGCTTGCCTTAAGATCCGATCCGCTCGAGGAAAGGATCAAATTGGATTCGAATCAGCCTCAatctcaaataatcaaaatctgacGAAAGGAAAAAAGATTATCTAAACCAATCCAATTCGGTTCAATCTATTTTATTAAATCAACGTAAATAGTAAGTTCAAATAATCTGTTCCGTGTCGAGTTAGTAGTTGTTGATCAGTGGGTTCCATTATGCTCATTCACCGACACCACCACTACTACAGTCTTTGTGACCAACACGTATACACCCTTTCACCAACATGGAGACCCCAACGTTGCGGCAAAATCCAACAAACCCAACTAGAAGATCACATTCCCATTTATAGTGTTACAATAAACCTATATAACACACCTCATATCGAATTATGGATCTTCGATGAGCTTCAACAATTTGAACCAATAAGTGAGCGAGCCTAAACGATGCGAAGTCATCACTAGATTGCCAAACATGAGTCCTGTCTTGCGGTGCCGGCGGCAGAGAGTCGCAGGACTTCACTGCTCTCACCAAACAGTGATTCAAAGGTTTGACTCATGCTTCCTCTCCCAGTCGTAATCAGAATATATCGACCAAGTCTTCGTTTCTCATGAATTTTTCAGCTTAATTTAATCGATCTGCTTGTATAAGACAAAACGGTGCACGATAATAAAAGTCTGATGTTTGACCAAATTCATTAAAGAAACAGCTTGAGAACAGTGTGGAAGAAGGATGCAATATTGGAGGCTTGGAATCAAACTTGGAGGCTGACTTCATGCTTAATCTAGACAGAGGGTTGTTGAAGTTTCTTCATCTATAGGATCATGATAGGTCGCATGTTTGCTGTTGCCCTGACTTGATGTTCTTGAGAGGATGGATGATGGGAGAACCACTGCAAGTTTAGAGAGATTTCGTGGATAAGGTTTTGATGAATCTCTTGATCAGGTATGTATGTAGCATCGGTTCTTTGATTATGGTGTATGTCTTCTTTTTTCAGGGCTGTGATGATTTGTAGATTAATATGTTCATATCTAAATCACCAATAAACATTTCTGCTGTGTTCTTGGTGACCATATATGAACTATAACATGAGGTGTTTCTTTTCCTTCAAGTAGTTGAGCTGTGATCTAATTAGTAGATCATTTGTCTTGATTCCAGTTGCAGATCGGTGAACCATGGGTTGTGTCTCTTCCAAAGTGTTGACGAGATCGGGGAGCTTCCACGAAGAACTGAAACGAAGCCTCAAAGGGAGATCAAATGGATCGGAAGAACTGTTCGGTTCTAAGAATGGTGGAGACCGAGTCCTTGCTCTTCCGTGCACTGCGAACTCGGTTGCTGAGCCTGAGAAGAACTCGTCTGTATCATCAACCGAGCACACGGGCACCAAACAAATCGATAAGGAAAAGCATACTGTGGATCCGGAGACCGAGGTTTCGGATGTAGAGATCATCAATACTTGGGAGTTGTTGGCTggtttggaagaagaagaagaagaagaagaagaacatcaAGAACAAAGCGAGAGTGATGAGCACAAGACCGAAGAGTATAAATTCGTCGTTGGTGATGAATTAAAAGCTCCTGCAAACTTCAACTCGGCATCAGATCACAAGGATGAAGATCTTGTTGAAGCAGCTCAACGACACCCATCGAAGGAGAAGCCGCATGTAAGTCTTGAGCTTCCTCAAGAGCGAAGCAGTACCGGATCAAAGAGAGAAGCCATGGCGAGGGAGCTCGCACCTCTCAAACTTCCATCGATCGAGTTCTCGAAGACGGGTAGTCTGAAGGATTGGCTTCGACGAGGCGGTCAACTGATCTCCCCCGGTTCTTATGTCACCCCAAAGTTCGGCGATTTCGTCTTCCCGGAGCCAAGACACGGAGATAACAGAGATGACGATAGCAGTGTCTTCGATCCAGATTTAGTGGCACAGTTTGAGCAAGCCATGAATCAGCTATCTATGGATGAGGAGTTCGCGCTTCAACAGATCATAGAGAGCTTGCAGCAAGGTGATGAAGAAGGCATTCCGAGGGTGGAGCTGAGCTGCTGAAGGACCAAACACAAGCCAATCAACGATGGAAGCCAAGAAATGCTCTACCTTTTTCCTATGGATCAAACACCACAGTTTTCGATATCTGCTTCAGTAGGCATGCGAAATCCGACTCAAAAATTGTCGTTTGAGGCTGTAAACAATGCACGACCACTCCTTGATAGATGCAAAATTGTATCAGAGAGAAAATTTGGGGAAGCAAATAGATCTGCTTACTGGTCGGTAATTTTCTATAGAACtactgtttttgtttttgttttttgtaatCGAGTCTTTGagttaataaaattatttcttttggTAAAAAGAACATGAGACTGGTCATAGCTTCAAATTAACCCATGATTTCTTTCTTTCACATCTTCAAGTTTGACATGAATGAATGTTCTTGAAACAAGAACATACTGGAGAAGTTAAACCAAGGTTTTCAAATTGCAGAAAGAAGAGCACCAAGTCACTGAAGAATTCCTTGTGCACAAAGAAATATAATCTTGTGCCAAAGCAAAGAGAAAACAAAATGATTGaaagatctcatccatatgatgaccACACATTAAACAGGGTTGGTTTAGCAGCTCCCAATAGAAACAAACAGAGGGTGGGATAATGAAGATTTTCCTAATTGATGGAGGGAAtccaacatggataattcaaattaAGAAATCTAAATAATTGGCATTTAAATGATTGGTTAAAATAAATAACcctctaaaaattaaaattttcgatTCTTTTTAAGAGCAATTTTGCAATCaaaagacagaaaaaaaaaattcaattaatTGGCCAAGATAGATTGTCAGGCTACTTAATTGAGAAACTTCATCCAAGGTGTGACAGATTGTAGTGCAGTCATGTTGATTGATTATTATCCACAACATTAACAATAATAACTCTATTTTTTTAACATCAAAACATGGAATAAAAGGACTATTTATAGTATTGATTGTTAATGAGAATGAACTAAAGATAAGTGCACTGTCATATACCATTTATCAAACTATCTAAAccactgtttttttttttgtgtgtggatAAAAATGCTTTGGTGAACCTTTCCCACCCAAACACTTCACAAGaacaattcaaaggtacaaaccaGAGGGCTACATATTGAGAGTAATATTTGCTTCATGGTCTTTTATCATTCCATGAAGTCAGAAAGGGAAAAAGCAACCGAGATCACCCCCAATTGAACCATGCTGATACATTTGCAGAAAAGGATAGGAGGCgttaataagagctaataagagcagAACCACACAAAAACAGGAAGCTGAAAATATTCTGATGAACAACAAATACAAGAATGACAATGAAGATTATGATTACATCAGAATCAACTCCAACTTTATGGAGACAGCTGACCAGAAGAGCACAGCAGGAActaattttaatttctttcaaaCTTACTAGTCCTGCATCTGTACATGTCTTTATACATTTTAACAGTGAATAAACAGCAGATACACTTGTAGTTTCCCTGTTAATATCAAATCTCTAAAAAAAGGAGCTACATCTGAGTTTTGTCTTTCATCCCCTTTGCACTCTTTCTTCTATTCCATCTTCCCTTTGTTCCACATACAGATCTGAATACGACAATGATGacgacgacaacaacaacaagaagctgCGACAAGATCACCCCGGTTATACAGATCCGAGTACATGCATACAGGAAACAAGTAATAACCCTGGTTATACATGGCTACAATAGTGAATCAAAGTAGGAGTAATTCCGTAGGCGACTATACTGTAAGAGACTTCCATAGGTTCTGTCCCACACCCCAACAAACAGAGCTTCTGTATCTGGGCTGAACGACATGCCTGAGATCTCACCAAAGAAGTCAAGTTCCTGTCGCTTGTTGTACCCATTTCTAACATCAAAGATATGAACAAAATCGGCAGGTTCAGCCATCGCCATAAATCGACCATCAGATGTGAAGCGAATTGATCGGATGGCACCAAGATTGCCCCTCAACACAGAGACAGACTTGGAGAGATTTCTGATGTCCCAGATGCGGCAGGTCTTGTCCTGGTTACCAGTGGCAAATGTCTGGCCATCAGGATTCCATGCTGATGCAAAAGAGAAGTCCAAGTGACCTAGCAAAGCATGGACAGTCTGCAAAAACCAAGGGTCACGAACTTGATTTTCATTCAACTTGTTCTAAGTAACAAACTCTAGATACTTCTTACATAGTTATTAAATTTCCCTTTCGAACAAAAAACACAAAAGCAAACTCTTTTCAGCACAGAAACATTTCCACTGTTTTTCGATTTTCTTTTGTCCAATACACAAGAAAATGGTAATGATGCCTGATCCAAAATCATAGGACTGATGACCTTTGAAATTCCAGGTATGTCATATTTGAAAAAGCACTCTTCTCCTCAAAATTAGAAGTCACAGTCGACACTTGTTACCAAACTAAGTTTTAACAAGAAATGATATTCCAACCATGGTTCACCTTACCGGTCCGTACCGGTGTAGTGACCGGCTATCAATATAGTATGTACCGATGTACGTCGCATGATATCGTGAGATATACCGCCAGACTAGTATGTACCGGTCATACCGAGCAGCACACCGTGGTATGGCAAACCTTGATTTCAACTATTATTCTAAAAAGAAAACCAGAACCATACATATTTATCTCAAATTTCAATGATGACTGTGTTCATTATACCATCAGTTCATGTGCAGTACTCGTACAACTAACCTTTCCAGTATGAGCATCAACCAATATACCCTCAGGGTCATCTCCAACAACGACAACAAGCTTTGCATCAGGACTTAGTGATGTATGCTGCAAATGAAATTAAATTACAACATGAGTGCTACGTAAATGATCCACAAGAAATTAGTAAGTGACACTACCCAATGTCAGGTTCCAATGGACTACCATGGACAGCTTACAATATTGCTTATGTAGCCAAAAGTGGAGCACAACTAGAAAATAAACAGGAAATGCACCTGACAACTAGAGGATACACAGGAAATGCGCTTGACACTTACATTCACCGGCCACTGAAAGCGGAAATGCTTGCAAAGCTGAAACTTTTCCATGTCAAAATCTCGTACTCCAGAGTCATTATTTGAAGACATGAAGTGAACAGCACCACTGAGTATGTTACAATTTCCAGTCAGTAAaagacatgcatgtaaatgatggTGGCAAGAAAGACAAATTACCTGGCACTGTCATAAATTTCCAACGCATTCGTGATTGCATTGTCATCGTAGGTTGTCCGGCAGCAAAAGCTTATTCCTTCCCGATCTAAGAACTTATTTCAAACATTAAGGTAAAATAATATCAGATAACATTCTCTTTGGCAATCATGTATGTACAAGCAATGTTGTACAGCAGCTGAAAGGCTATCACATACAATGCATATCAACATTATTGAATGTTCATAATTCAAATTACAGAAAACAAGTACCTGATTAGCATACTCTTTTACAAAATAAGTATATGATTCAGGGGTAGAAACAAGCACATAAGTGAAAGTTGTTCCACAAGATGGTCTCATGAATCAGGATATACAAGAACGAAGAAAATTTTACCTTTTCAGAAAGAaggcaaaaataaaagaaatgcaGATAGAATTGGACTCACGTCGAGGATAATGACTATTACTTCAAATTCAAATTAAACTACTTTTTATATAAAGATTTGGAAGCAACATCATGCTCATTATGTAAAAAGGTTTAAGAAATCTATCTTGAACAATATTTCCTTAAACAAGTCCAAACTGTACGAGAAGGACTATATCCAAAAAGACCTAGTACACTAAGACTTGTGAGCATGTTTAAGATGATGGCACATGATAAGTGAATGCTGCCAACAGGAAAGCAGAGTTCTGGTATCTTCTAAAAAGTATTTCTCGCATTATCAACAATACACAAACACACAGaaattgatctcacaatgcatgtgAAAAGCTCCAGTAGGTTCAGAGCAATTGTTTTGCAATAAAaatcttataaatatataaaaaattaaaaaaataatgcaaCCTACCCTAGAGATCCCTTATATCATTACAAGTATAGATATACGAAGATTAAGAGTTTTCACAAgtatataagattaaaaaaatcatgcaaCCTACATGCAAATCCAGCATAAGATTAAGCGTCACAGATTCTTTGCTTTGTTTATGCATGTAACCTTGAAAGAAAAAGCCCTTATTACATCAGAATATAAAATgttaagaaaaatcaagtaagaaTGTAATATTAATCCAGTAATATTGAAATTCCATACATTATCACATTCCAGCTTCCTCTACcacaaaatttagtaaaattcacCTTCAAAGCCATAAAAAATCCACACAAGTGAATTTCTGCAGTCAGCAATGATGGTAGCTTAGCATTAAACATTTCTTAGCAACTTCAGAACAGTGTTAACACTTAACCATAGACCAAGGATTGCTGTACCACCCGAAACGGTATGGCTTGGGCAGTACATACTGGTCCAGGCATGGACTGATACACGGACCACCCCGTTTCTGGCTGTccgaattaaaatattaaaaaaatcaaaaagtggtGGGCCCCAGTCCATTTcagcattaaaaatatattaaaaaagaagATTAGGGCCCTTCTCGTGTGTGAAGTCGCCTCTTGTGGCTGCGATGCTACAACGGCGCTACCTTTTCACCACTTCACCGCTGCGATGCTGCAGCGGCACTGTCTCTTTGTGCTTcgacgctgctgctgctgccactactTCCCAGATCTCATTgcacttcttctcctccttttctttcttcttccttcttcctctttttctccACCATACCTTCCTCTtcaacctctttttcttcctcgtcaAAACACCGGAATGCACcggtgtaccatgtgtcggtacaccAGTATGGGGTGGCACATGCGGTGCTGCTGGCCGGTCAGCACATCGGCTTGGACCAGCAAGTCAAACATCGCCATAGACCACTCTTCAGATTGTCTTTCTGTAGCAAGAGCTGGTCTAACCGCCATACAGGGAGCAAAACCACTAACACCTAGTGAGGTACAGCATAAATCCAGTTAACTTGGTCAATAGATATAGGCTAGATTGTTAACACAATAGCATTAAGACTGATCTGGTAAAAAGTTATGTGGTCTAGGTCACATAGAGATATTCCTACCGATAATGTGGAGTACAGACAATTAGTGTGACATATAGGACCTTCCCCAACATAGAAAAGATTTTGCAAAGGGAGATGATCATCAGATAAGGAGATAACTTTATATTAACAATAAAATAAGATATCAATTCCAATTTAACAGTTAAGACTCTTGTAAACAAATTGAAACCACTGCAGATCTTCACCGAAGATTCAGATATAAATTGAGCAGTTAAAATAAATACTTTCTAAAAACTTGCAATCTTTTTCAGCCAAGTACTTCAGTTACTTCTAGACATGAATTGAAGCATGTGCGCAGGATTTTGATCATTTGgtcctcaaattttgaaacttcTACGCCTTCTCAGTATGCTTGTGCAGTTATTTAGACTTTCCAGACATTCATGACACACTTACTCCATGCACCAATTTAAAGTTCTATTTGTACACATGTTTCAGTTCAATAGGTTATGCCACTTATCCATTGTGCCCACTTCAATGGACCACATTTACCAATATATGACTTCTAACACTTTCCCTTCATGAACCAAGTCTACTAAATGCCTTGTGGACCAAAATTTCACAAAATAGGAATCTCCTTTTCCTTTCTTACCTTTCACACTAGTGAACCTGTGCTTAACTAGAACATTGATGCATACTTCCATGCTTGAAATATCTATTGAATACATGTTAATCTTATCCATTTCCCTAAAAATCAACATCACCATGAGAGAAACATTTTTTTCTTAACCACACAGCAATTAGTATTATAAGCACCCGTGAAAATCTTTACAAGTTAAGGGAAACAAGTTGGTCATACTTGTGCATTAATAATGATAGCAAAATTACTTTGACAGAGATACAGCTAACCAGTCACTAAGTCAAGGAATAACACAGAAGTAGAAATACCTCTGTATTAACACACCTCCAAACTACCACAAATTTTTGCATACAAAgatggaggaaaaaaaaaaaaaataccttgCAGATAAGTTCTCCTTGGAATCCTCCTGCCACAAGCAAGTTATCTTTTACAGTCAGTGTGCTGACCTGAGTCTGAGAAAACCCTTCCAACAAGCTTCCAGGGTGTTTCTGCAGCAAAAGACGAGACTTTTTGTGTAAGCTTAACTGGGAAGTAGGTGGATCAGAATAATGCAGACAAAATTTCAGTATACAGATCACAGCTACCGAGATCAGTCATCAGAAGCATTAAAATAGGATAGCAGATGAATAGAACATACCTCGCATGGCGCTATGTGCCCTGAAACATTCATAACTTCATATTTCTCACCATTTAGCGCAGACCAGTGCAGCACAGAATAGTGTGACATTAAGTACACATCATGCTTTGATGTAGCACAAACCAAATTTCTTAGCTGCAAATTTGTAAAATAATCAAGCCACTTAAGTCCAATGTTTTGCAGTGAACTTCAAAAATAAACATATCAGCACCTAGGCTCATATGATGCAATATAAGTAACAAAGAGTTTCCTATACAGGGTAAAAGAACTGCAAAATATGAAATATTCAAAAGCATTCTGGATGACATTGATATAAATGGACCTAAACATATTTAAGGAATGGTGAACAAGCACGGTCATCTTTTAGATGTGTCAGCAACAATCATAATTTGAGTGGTATGGATGTTCCCACACAACACTACTGCAACAGTTTGAAGTTTCACTCAGAGAAAAATCAGATGGGAGACCACTGAACAAAGCTCCTACTGATAGCAACTAGATATGGATGCAAATCTGGATAATTATGCAGTAAGACCTCCTAGTTTGGTCCTCAATGTACATAAAATTGGTTGAAGAACATGAAAAGTGATGTTCAAGAACCAGAATTTTTTTTCTGACTGCTATAGATCAAAGCTGGCAGCTATTGTAAAACTGATAACCTGTTAAAACAGATAACCTGTGCAATGAGTCAGTGTTAGTCCTATTCCTGTCCTAGCTTGAATTTGACAGCAAGTAGCTTGAGCACAATGATAACCAGAAACATCATTTAATTCCAACCATTCAAGGGTAGCTACATGGATAACCTTTAGTCGTTTAGCCCATTGAAGATGATAACCGTAATACCCCACAACTCTTTCTTAACCAGGTCATTCCTGATTTTTTTCACCATCTCATGGCACCTCTATTTAAATCATCTCAGATCATCAGTTGTCCTTGAGAACAAAGAAACAAAGTGCTATCATCATTCATCTGGCACGCACTCACTGTCAGAATTTTGTTAAATAAGTTATCCATTGATCCCTTGCATACCAAAAATTTATAGGGATGTGTCAGCTACAGTTAACTTTTTTTCAACTTTGCATCTTCATCAGCAATTGAGTTTTTCAACAAAACACTATTTCCAACACTTGCAGTAATGTCAACGTCTAACTATACCATACGCTTGATCCTATTAAATACCATATAATTCCTCCATCTTTTATTCATTTGTAACCTTTGACGCCTTCTATGGTAGCTACCAAATCTATGTTCCTATACCCTTAACTGTAACCACCATCTTCACTGCTCAAATTAGTGCAGTGATCAGCATAAAACATTAAAGCATGCTCTTTTAACAACTGATTCCTAGATGCAAAACTCAGGAATTAAATATCTTTATAGTCAAGCTACCTTTGTCAGACTGATTCATGACTTTTCCACTCTAATATCATTAGGCATATCAATCCACAA comes from the Musa acuminata AAA Group cultivar baxijiao chromosome BXJ2-8, Cavendish_Baxijiao_AAA, whole genome shotgun sequence genome and includes:
- the LOC135619894 gene encoding uncharacterized protein LOC135619894 — its product is MGCVSSKVLTRSGSFHEELKRSLKGRSNGSEELFGSKNGGDRVLALPCTANSVAEPEKNSSVSSTEHTGTKQIDKEKHTVDPETEVSDVEIINTWELLAGLEEEEEEEEEHQEQSESDEHKTEEYKFVVGDELKAPANFNSASDHKDEDLVEAAQRHPSKEKPHVSLELPQERSSTGSKREAMARELAPLKLPSIEFSKTGSLKDWLRRGGQLISPGSYVTPKFGDFVFPEPRHGDNRDDDSSVFDPDLVAQFEQAMNQLSMDEEFALQQIIESLQQGDEEGIPRVELSC
- the LOC135619895 gene encoding uncharacterized WD repeat-containing protein C2A9.03-like, with the protein product MQHYRSDNMDEMAEDYEMGDVEDDMYEEFQGRGLGDSDSDDEEYGSLNGRATDISAAQARKGKDIQGIPWDTLNITRERYRKTRLEQYKNYENVRNSGEASEKDCKQTDKGGMYYEFQRNTRSVKSTILHFQLRNLVCATSKHDVYLMSHYSVLHWSALNGEKYEVMNVSGHIAPCEKHPGSLLEGFSQTQVSTLTVKDNLLVAGGFQGELICKFLDREGISFCCRTTYDDNAITNALEIYDSASGAVHFMSSNNDSGVRDFDMEKFQLCKHFRFQWPVNHTSLSPDAKLVVVVGDDPEGILVDAHTGKTVHALLGHLDFSFASAWNPDGQTFATGNQDKTCRIWDIRNLSKSVSVLRGNLGAIRSIRFTSDGRFMAMAEPADFVHIFDVRNGYNKRQELDFFGEISGMSFSPDTEALFVGVWDRTYGSLLQYSRLRNYSYFDSLL